Below is a genomic region from Brassica oleracea var. oleracea cultivar TO1000 chromosome C9, BOL, whole genome shotgun sequence.
CTGAGACAGGATTCTCTTGTGTTTGACACATATTTTCTTGTTAATTAGATGGGTATAGCTGATGCCATATTGGACCTTGTGAGTAGTGGGACTACACTCAAAGAGAATAACTTAAAAGAGATTGAAGGAGGCGTTGTGCTGGAAAGTCAGGTGATGCGAATTTTTACTGGAATCTGCATAGAATTTTAGTGGCCATTATAACTGAATGTTTCTTTTTAAAACTTTCAGGCGGTTCTTGTGGCAAGCCGAAGAGCATTGACCGACAGAAAAGGAGCATTAAACACAGTACACGAGATTCTGGAGAGATTGGAGGCCCATCTGAAGGCAGATGGCCAGTTCACTGTACGCACTTTGTTCTTAGTGATGATTTTTTTTCACTTATTCTTGCTTTCACTTTCTTTTCTCTAATATTTTCATTTCAGGTTGTTGCCAACATGAGAGGAAATAGTGCTGAGGAAGTGGCTGAGCGCGTGTTGAGCCAACCATCATTGTCAGGACTGCAGGTAATGTTTCAGAATGGTGGGGAGTTCTGAAGGTTTGGCTTTAGCGTTTCCCACTGATTGTTTATGGCTCTCTCTTGTAATGAGCAGGGACCAACAATAAGCCCAGTTTATTGTAAACAAGATGGACAAGTATCGATTGACTACTATGCCATTGTGATTTGTGTGCCAAAGAAGGCCTTATACGAGTCAGTGAAGCAACTCAGAGCGGTTAGTAATCCCTGCAGTCTCTTGCTTTACTAATTTCACTTCAACGTTGGATTGCTTGTTGGTTGTCTAATCAAGTTCACCAATGTTACTGCAGGTTGGAGGCAGTGGGGTATTAGTTTCACCTCTTACCTACATTTTTGATGAGGATACTCCAAGATGGGGTCAACTCCTGACAAACCTCAAACTTTAAATGTATTGGTAAAGAAGATGCATACGATGAACAAGTTTTAAGAAGACCCTTTGGTTTAAATCTTTGGGTTCGTACCTTTTTGTCAACTTTATAGTTCTGTCTTCTTTTTTTTCTCGTTGCTGTTGTAACTTTTACCTTGCTTTTTCTGTATGGATCCTACACATTGTTGTTTTATCTGTTGGAAACAAAAATAAAAGATGCTGTTTTCCTGCTGCTCACAACAGGCTCGGTCTTGGGAGTTATTTGTGTCTAGAAAGGCATGTGAATTGTTCTTTTTCATACTGATTTGATCATTTATGTTTAGTTTCTCTGCAATGTTGGTAATCGTGGGAGTTGTTTTTTAATGACTTTGTTTACACTGTTTACTTTTCTTTAATTTGTGATGTTATTAGATTAAAACTGTTAATATGATGAAAGAGGGAACACACGTTGGTGCTTTGCATACAAAATCCAAACAAAGAATCAAAGAAATACAGAACACACACACACGTATACATAGATATCACCACCGACATTGAATTGCATACGTATATATAGTATACACTTGCAGTGTACATGATTTTATTTGGATTTAGGGTGTTTCAGCTAAAAGCGCAGAGTGGAAGAGGTAGTGTAAAGAGGTCCAGAGATTTCAGTAGAAGAACCTTTCTTCTTGAGGAAGAAGAAATCTCCCAAAAGAGGAACAATAGGTTTCTTCTTTTTCTTCTTTACAAGATACCCAGTTCTGTCTCCTCTGTTACTGTCAAGTATCTGAGCCAATGTAGGATACTCCTTCGCCATCTTCCTCATCAGCTCTTTCCTCCTCTCGTCCTCTCCATTTTCCTTCTCTTTTGTTTCCTTGATGCTCATAGATTTGGTCATTGCTGCTGCGCTCTTCCCAGCAGCATCAGCCTCGGCTTTAGCCATCTTTGACATGTTCTTATGCAACTCGGCGTTCAATGTAGCCAAAGCCACCTCTGTCTCTGACTCTCTCTCCTTCAACTTCCTCACCTCTGTCTTGGTTTCCGTTATCTCGGCTTCAAGCTTCTTCAATACGTCCATGAACTCTTCTTTTGGACCTTGAGGAGAAGAGGGCAAGGAACAGGATGATTCTTGGACTAGCAGCAACAGGATGATTCTTGGACTAAAGCGTATGATACCCAATGATACCCTTGAGAAAGCTGAACGGCCATGAACAACAGGTTGTTCCATGTGATCGCGTACTAGCCATGATACTCCACATTTCACATTAGCGTTTATCCAAGATGAGCTACTATGAATTTAACGAAAGAGTGACGTGGTTTTTGCTATCCTACGAGCGATAACATATAAGAGTTTACCTGCTGCTCCCCATTTTGTCCTATTGAATTTGCTTCCATCCAGGTTTCAGCATCTCCCCTTCGCAGCAACCGCAAATAAAGTTTGCTGCGTGGAGGTTGAAACTAAAGGCAGATAATAAATCAAGTTCTCGACAACTATGTCAGTGCAAGATTTTGTTGATGTTATAGTTCATGATCCTATGTAAAATATTTTATTGATGTTATACAAAACTTAGCTTATGTTAGCTAAGATATCAAGTTCTCGATAGAGGGCACACTTTTTGTTTGTGTCATATAGCGTATGATCTTAATTGCATGATTTTGTTGATTTTATACATTTTTGGAATTCTTATGCGAGGCTGCTTATTCATGCGTGCAAATTGTTTTACTTTATAAATTATAGATTTAGAAAATAAAAATTAAATAAAATAAAAATAACTATTAAATATAAATTATATAAAAGTATTATTAATAAAATTCATATTTTAAACTCAATAAAAACAAATTTCTATGAGTATAAATATACAACTTTTTATATGATGTCTAACATATATGAAAGTTTAAACAACACAAATAATATTCAGTTATCTTATATAAAATACATAATCTTAAAATGTCACCAATATTGTTTGTACAAACAACACAAATAATATTAGATGTCTTTTTTCTTCAACTATTATTTAGATTTGATTTTACTTTGCATTCATTTAGAAATTGTAAAATGAAACCATTGTTTTGGCATAAAAAAGAGTCTAAAATGCATATAAAATGAAACCAAATAAATAATAATATTTTGGGGTTTATCACAAAGAAAAACGAAAAAAACTACACTCATTTTTACCGAACAAAGCCAAATAAATATGGATTTAGAATGATATATTTTAGGAAACTAAAAACCGAAAAACAACGTAAAATCGAACAGATATCCAGATTAAATAAAAAAAATCTCTTCTTATCTTAAAAAGCCGAAATTAATAATCTCACTTCGCGCAATGCGTAGATTACTACCTAGTTAATACGTAAAAGCAATTTTCAAGGGATGAATAATCTCCGGTTTCTAACAGTCAACTCTAAAAACTTATTAAAATAAATTAAACAACCACATTAACCGTATAATAAAATTTAGATTTTTAGTATATGTTATATTTTGAATTTTTGAAAACGACTATAAATTACTAAAATTGTTGAAAGTCTCACATTAAAATTTTGTGATCCATGGTTTAAAATTTTTATTATGACAAAATATAAATGATTACAAAATAATATAAGTAAAAAATCCAATTTAATTAACTATTAAGATTAAAAGATATATATATCATTTTAAATTAAACTATATACCATATAAAATACATAAATATTTTAATTTAGAAATTTACTTTGAACAATGTTTTTTTTGATAAAATCTTATTACAAACATTGACAACTTATTTTCCAAAAATTATAAATTACTAAAACTATTAATCCCACAATAAATATTTTGTTATGTGTAATTTATTTTTTTGTTGCTATAAAAGATACAAATGATCAAAAAACCATATGAATAGAATGCATCAGCTAATAGACATTAATATTAAAAATATATCATGTATGTTAATATCATTTAAATTTAATTATATATCCTATCAAATAGAAAAAAAATATTGTTTGGATTAATAAAATTATTTTATATGTTTGCACTAGTTTAGTTATACATTTGATTTATATTTTCGCACCAATTTAATTATATATGTAATTGTTACTGACTTTTGACTATTCAATATATATTTTATTTCATAATATTTAAAACATATAATACATAAAATATTTTATATATATATATATATATATATATATATAATGCTCATTCCGCGCAAGACGCAAATCTTAATCTACTTAAATATTAAATACATGATATTAGGAAAAAAATATATTGTGAGTTAACTGCTACAAATTTTTGATTGACAATTCTAACTATATATATATATATATATTTAAATATTAAATGTAAATAATATAAGTAAGAAACTATCTTTGGAGTATATTGAAACATATTTTTGATTGTCAAATCAAATATAAAAATTTAAATATTAAATGCATAATGTTGAATTATTATTCATGAGTTTTAAAATTTGAATCTTTTATTTTTTCATAAGTTCTAATTACGTACAAACAAAATATACTAATTAAAAGTATAACAGAAATATCATATATATATATATATATATATTTTTTTAAATAAATAAAAGGTTAAACTCGAATCTATTAAAGACACATACATATTCCGTGGGTGGAAGGTGCAGCCCACTGATAGACCCTCTCCTGTGTATTCAAATGGACCAAAAAGCAGTAGCCCATAACTGCATAGAGTAGAGTGACCGGGAGAATGTGATTTAGTTTCGTACGATAGATGGATCAAATCTGAAATGTAGTGACATCCCAAACTTTTTCGCTTACCACTTGACCACAAGCTCTTGGTCATATTTTAATTTTATAATCATTGATAAATCGAAAATATAAAATGCTATAACTTATAAACCTAACACATATATCACACATACACTTTAGCATATGATTAATAGTATGTTATGATTTTTTTTGTAAAAAAATTGTTTGGACATAAATGAACAGCTTATGTTTTACAGAAATGAATACCATTAAAAAAAAAGAAATGAACACTATTTGTATCCAAAACAATACTTGAAGCTTTGAGAAAAAAGCCCATT
It encodes:
- the LOC106314429 gene encoding uncharacterized protein LOC106314429, whose amino-acid sequence is MEQPVVHGRSAFSRVSLGIIRFSPRIILLLLVQESSCSLPSSPQGPKEEFMDVLKKLEAEITETKTEVRKLKERESETEVALATLNAELHKNMSKMAKAEADAAGKSAAAMTKSMSIKETKEKENGEDERRKELMRKMAKEYPTLAQILDSNRGDRTGYLVKKKKKKPIVPLLGDFFFLKKKGSSTEISGPLYTTSSTLRF